The following are encoded together in the Vigna angularis cultivar LongXiaoDou No.4 chromosome 9, ASM1680809v1, whole genome shotgun sequence genome:
- the LOC108347494 gene encoding pentatricopeptide repeat-containing protein At4g25270, chloroplastic isoform X1 — MIQEIIMISILVRFPPNAMSLCSQKKNKNKNNNKNKTWKERRLEGQERRNALRYPKPKSNPLLIHHRPPPKTQLEALEQVITNLEDSIEKGIRIDTEIYASLLEICYRLQAIRLGIRLHRLIPTPLLRRNFGISSKLLRLYAACGYVDDAHNLFDQMSNRDTYAFPWNSLISGYAQMDLYDDAIALYFQMVEEGVEPDFFTFPRVLKVCAGIGSVRLGEEVHRHLVRAGFATDGFVLNALVDMYSKCGDIVKAQKIFDKMPHKDPISWNSLLTAYVHHGLEIRAVNIFRQMILEGGEPDSVSISTILTGVSLLCLGVQIHGWVIRRGLDWNLSIANSLMVMYSSHGRLEKACWIFNLMPERDVVSWNSIISAHGKRREALVFLEQMEEAGVEPDKITFVSILSTCAHLVLVKEGERVFALMCEKYKIKPIMEHYGCMVNLYGRAGLIKKAYNIIVDEMGSEAAGSTLWGALLYACFLHGDATIGEIAANRLFDLEPDNEHNFVLLMEIYENVGRLEDMERVRMMMVDRGLDY, encoded by the coding sequence ATGATCCAGGAAATTATAATGATAAGCATACTAGTAAGATTCCCTCCAAATGCCATGAGCTTATGCTCccagaagaagaataagaacaaaaataacaacaaaaacaaaacttggaaAGAGAGACGCTTGGAAGGCCAAGAAAGAAGAAATGCTCTTCGTTATCCAAAACCCAAATCAAACCCACTCCTTATCCATCATCGTCCTCCTCCCAAAACCCAATTAGAAGCACTTGAACAAGTCATCACAAACCTTGAAGACTCTATTGAGAAGGGCATCAGAATCGACACTGAAATATATGCCTCTTTATTAGAAATCTGCTATCGCTTGCAAGCCATTCGTCTTGGTATTAGACTTCATCGTCTTATCCCAACACCCCTATTGCGTAGAAATTTTGGCATCTCTTCCAAGCTTCTTAGGTTGTATGCAGCGTGTGGGTATGTGGATGATGCCCACAACCTGTTTGATCAAATGTCTAATAGGGACACATATGCATTTCCCTGGAATTCACTCATCTCAGGGTATGCCCAAATGGACCTCTACGATGATGCCATTGCACTCTACTTCCAAATGGTAGAAGAGGGTGTTGAACCTGACTTTTTCACCTTCCCGAGAGTTCTCAAAGTTTGCGCTGGGATTGGATCTGTTCGACTAGGGGAAGAAGTGCATCGCCATTTGGTTCGTGCTGGATTTGCCACTGATGGGTTTGTGCTTAATGCACTTGTTGACATGTATTCGAAGTGTGGTGACATTGTAAAGGCGCAAAAGATCTTTGACAAGATGCCTCATAAGGACCCCATTTCGTGGAATTCTTTGCTCACTGCTTATGTTCATCATGGCCTTGAGATTAGGGCAGTGAACATTTTCCGTCAAATGATTTTGGAAGGGGGTGAACCTGATTCTGTTAGCATATCCACTATTCTTACAGGTGTGTCTTTGCTTTGTCTAGGCGTCCAAATTCATGGATGGGTGATTCGACGAGGACTTGATTGGAACTTGTCCATAGCTAATTCCTTAATGGTGATGTACTCTAGTCATGGTAGGTTAGAAAAGGCATGTTGGATATTCAATCTAATGCCAGAGAGGGATGTTGTTTCGTGGAATTCTATAATATCTGCACATGGCAAACGTCGAGAAGCCCTTGTCTTTTTGGAGCAAATGGAGGAAGCTGGTGTCGAGCCTgataaaataacatttgtttcaatattatcAACTTGTGCCCACTTAGTCTTGGTGAAGGAGggagagagagtgtttgctttaatgtgtgaaaaatataaaataaaaccaattatGGAACATTATGGTTGTATGGTTAACCTTTATGGAAGAGCAGGACTAATTAAAAAAGCTTATAACATCATAGTGGATGAAATGGGCTCTGAGGCTGCTGGTTCAACTCTTTGGGGAGCTTTATTATATGCCTGTTTTTTGCATGGAGACGCAACTATAGGTGAGATTGCTGCAAACAGGCTCTTTGATTTGGAGCCAGACAACGAGCATAACTTTGTACTTCTTATGGAGATTTATGAAAATGTGGGTAGATTAGAGGATATGGAGAGAGTTAGAATGATGATGGTTGACAGAGGATTGGATTATTAG
- the LOC108347494 gene encoding pentatricopeptide repeat-containing protein At4g25270, chloroplastic isoform X2: MISILVRFPPNAMSLCSQKKNKNKNNNKNKTWKERRLEGQERRNALRYPKPKSNPLLIHHRPPPKTQLEALEQVITNLEDSIEKGIRIDTEIYASLLEICYRLQAIRLGIRLHRLIPTPLLRRNFGISSKLLRLYAACGYVDDAHNLFDQMSNRDTYAFPWNSLISGYAQMDLYDDAIALYFQMVEEGVEPDFFTFPRVLKVCAGIGSVRLGEEVHRHLVRAGFATDGFVLNALVDMYSKCGDIVKAQKIFDKMPHKDPISWNSLLTAYVHHGLEIRAVNIFRQMILEGGEPDSVSISTILTGVSLLCLGVQIHGWVIRRGLDWNLSIANSLMVMYSSHGRLEKACWIFNLMPERDVVSWNSIISAHGKRREALVFLEQMEEAGVEPDKITFVSILSTCAHLVLVKEGERVFALMCEKYKIKPIMEHYGCMVNLYGRAGLIKKAYNIIVDEMGSEAAGSTLWGALLYACFLHGDATIGEIAANRLFDLEPDNEHNFVLLMEIYENVGRLEDMERVRMMMVDRGLDY; this comes from the coding sequence ATGATAAGCATACTAGTAAGATTCCCTCCAAATGCCATGAGCTTATGCTCccagaagaagaataagaacaaaaataacaacaaaaacaaaacttggaaAGAGAGACGCTTGGAAGGCCAAGAAAGAAGAAATGCTCTTCGTTATCCAAAACCCAAATCAAACCCACTCCTTATCCATCATCGTCCTCCTCCCAAAACCCAATTAGAAGCACTTGAACAAGTCATCACAAACCTTGAAGACTCTATTGAGAAGGGCATCAGAATCGACACTGAAATATATGCCTCTTTATTAGAAATCTGCTATCGCTTGCAAGCCATTCGTCTTGGTATTAGACTTCATCGTCTTATCCCAACACCCCTATTGCGTAGAAATTTTGGCATCTCTTCCAAGCTTCTTAGGTTGTATGCAGCGTGTGGGTATGTGGATGATGCCCACAACCTGTTTGATCAAATGTCTAATAGGGACACATATGCATTTCCCTGGAATTCACTCATCTCAGGGTATGCCCAAATGGACCTCTACGATGATGCCATTGCACTCTACTTCCAAATGGTAGAAGAGGGTGTTGAACCTGACTTTTTCACCTTCCCGAGAGTTCTCAAAGTTTGCGCTGGGATTGGATCTGTTCGACTAGGGGAAGAAGTGCATCGCCATTTGGTTCGTGCTGGATTTGCCACTGATGGGTTTGTGCTTAATGCACTTGTTGACATGTATTCGAAGTGTGGTGACATTGTAAAGGCGCAAAAGATCTTTGACAAGATGCCTCATAAGGACCCCATTTCGTGGAATTCTTTGCTCACTGCTTATGTTCATCATGGCCTTGAGATTAGGGCAGTGAACATTTTCCGTCAAATGATTTTGGAAGGGGGTGAACCTGATTCTGTTAGCATATCCACTATTCTTACAGGTGTGTCTTTGCTTTGTCTAGGCGTCCAAATTCATGGATGGGTGATTCGACGAGGACTTGATTGGAACTTGTCCATAGCTAATTCCTTAATGGTGATGTACTCTAGTCATGGTAGGTTAGAAAAGGCATGTTGGATATTCAATCTAATGCCAGAGAGGGATGTTGTTTCGTGGAATTCTATAATATCTGCACATGGCAAACGTCGAGAAGCCCTTGTCTTTTTGGAGCAAATGGAGGAAGCTGGTGTCGAGCCTgataaaataacatttgtttcaatattatcAACTTGTGCCCACTTAGTCTTGGTGAAGGAGggagagagagtgtttgctttaatgtgtgaaaaatataaaataaaaccaattatGGAACATTATGGTTGTATGGTTAACCTTTATGGAAGAGCAGGACTAATTAAAAAAGCTTATAACATCATAGTGGATGAAATGGGCTCTGAGGCTGCTGGTTCAACTCTTTGGGGAGCTTTATTATATGCCTGTTTTTTGCATGGAGACGCAACTATAGGTGAGATTGCTGCAAACAGGCTCTTTGATTTGGAGCCAGACAACGAGCATAACTTTGTACTTCTTATGGAGATTTATGAAAATGTGGGTAGATTAGAGGATATGGAGAGAGTTAGAATGATGATGGTTGACAGAGGATTGGATTATTAG
- the LOC128194091 gene encoding uncharacterized protein LOC128194091: protein MISSFRRGKKIYFLPYISGRHWQLLVMSVQDNYALWFCSLHRPPPTQLRQAIDCSIPASMMMDGRSIVKSRKIAWISLKCNRQNGSYECGYYVMYWMTHIVRSHITRSWETRFKTTTPVPEKSLLFIRNAAAKYIVRLYNSS from the exons ATGATAAGCAGTTTTcgaaggggcaagaaaatatactttttgccttatatatccgg gcgccattggcaacttcttgttatgtctgtgcaagacaactatgctttgtggttctgctcattgcacaggcctcctcccacacaactcagacaagcaattgattg ttctattccagcaagtatgatgatggacgggagatcaattgttaagagtagaaagattgcttggatttctctcaag tgtaacagacaaaatgggtcatatgagtgtggatactatgtaatgtattggatgacccatattgttcgttctcacatcacaagaagctgggaaacg agattcaagactactacaccagttcctgagaagtcactactattcattaggaacgctgctgcgaagtatatagttagattatacaatagctcttag
- the LOC108346828 gene encoding putative receptor protein kinase ZmPK1: protein MAPSMLSFALLLSLIFFHNFHASSSLPLSVENFKEDVIVSSPQKTFTAGFYAVGQNAFCFAIWYTRSPDTVVWMANRDRPVNGKRSTLSLLTTGNLELTDAGQFQVWSTNTAAESNQVQLRLYDNGNLVLLESRNSSSEVVIWQSLDFPTDTLLPGQPLTKSGSLVSSRSGSNYSSGFHRLFFDFENVLRIMYQGPQVSSVYRPDPWLQNNNFGNGGAGNGRSTYIDSRVAVLDDLGYLVSSDNFNFRSTDYGTVLQRRLTLDHDGSARVYSKKDGEEKWTMAGEFRSHPCYAHGICGEPKVR from the coding sequence ATGGCACCTTCAATGCTGTCTTTCgctcttctcctttctctcaTATTCTTCCATAATTTCCATGCTTCGTCTTCTTTGCCTCTTTCCGTCGAGAACTTCAAAGAAGATGTCATAGTGTCATCACCTCAAAAAACATTCACAGCGGGCTTTTACGCCGTCGGACAAAACGCTTTCTGCTTCGCAATATGGTACACGCGCTCCCCGGACACCGTCGTTTGGATGGCCAACCGGGACCGTCCGGTAAACGGAAAACGCTCCACGCTATCCCTTCTCACGACCGGTAACCTCGAACTCACCGACGCTGGCCAGTTCCAAGTGTGGTCCACCAACACCGCCGCCGAATCCAACCAAGTCCAGTTGCGTTTGTACGACAACGGGAACCTCGTACTCCTCGAAAGCCGGAACAGTTCCTCCGAGGTTGTGATATGGCAGAGCTTAGATTTCCCAACCGACACGCTTCTTCCTGGTCAACCTCTGACGAAGAGTGGCAGCTTGGTTTCCTCGAGAAGCGGGAGCAACTACTCCTCCGGTTTCCACAGGCTCTTCTTCGACTTCGAGAATGTTCTTCGCATCATGTACCAGGGTCCTCAAGTTTCCAGCGTTTATCGGCCGGACCCTTGGCTTCAGAACAACAACTTCGGGAACGGTGGTGCTGGAAATGGCAGGTCCACTTACATCGATAGCAGGGTCGCTGTGCTTGATGATTTGGGGTACCTGGTTTCTTCCGATAACTTCAATTTCAGAAGCACTGATTACGGCACGGTGCTGCAACGGAGGTTGACCCTCGATCACGATGGTAGTGCGAGGGTGTACAGCAAGAAGGATGGGGAAGAGAAGTGGACAATGGCGGGGGAATTTCGCTCACATCCGTGCTACGCTCATGGGATTTGTGGGGAGCCAAAAGTGCGTTGA